GGCCGGCACCGCGCAGCACGCTCAGATGGCGCCGGTATTCCTCCTCGTCGATCTCGCCACGGGCGAACCGCTCGGCGAGCAGCTGCTCTGGCGCAGGCCCAGTGGGGGTACGGGTGTGCTCGTGCGGGCGTTCCAGGGCGCGGAAGAGCAGCACGGCAACGGTGATGATCAGCGCCCAGAACAGGATCATGCCGGCCGACATCGCGAACCAGCCCCACCCGCTGACGTCGTGGTCGAACCAGAACATCATCGCGTGTCACTCCCCATGTCAAGCCGGACAAGCGGCCCCGACGGTCGTCGTCGGGGTGGTTTCCCTTGCTGTCAGCCTCTCTGTTCCAGCGCCGATGTGAGCAGGGTCTGAAGGTCCCCACCTGCTGGGCCGGTCAGCCCCTGCTTGGTGTCGACCACGGCGTTCATGTCGGCGAAGACCAGCGGAGGCGTCCATGGCACGGGGACGGGCCGCAGGACGACGGCGAGCCTGATCAGGACCAGTTCCCGCATGATGAACGCCCCATAGGCACTGCGGCTGACAGCCGGACCGATCCGGCGCAGCGACCGGTCGAGGTGCCGCTGCGCCAGGCCCAGCAGCCACACCGCTCCGAACACCTGGCAGCGTGCTGCGCCCCCGGTTGGTGGACACTCCCGAGTCCCGATCAGGGCCGGTCGCAGTGCGGCCCGGCCCAGGCTCGGCGACTCTGGAGGCAGAGGCATGCATCGGGAGGAGCGCCCATGCACTGGGAGACGATCCATAAGGACACCGCGCCCGGTGTCACCCCGAATCTCGCCGACTACGAACTGGCTCGTTCCGATTTCACCTGGTCGCAGGCACGTACTGCGCTGGCCGGGCTGCCGGGCGGGGGGCTGAACATTGCACACGAGGCGGTCGACCGGCACGCGGATTCTGCATCAGGGGACAAGGTCGCGCTGCAGTGCGTCGCCCGCGACAACGCCGTCTCAACTGTCACCTACACCGAGTTGGCCCGCCGTACGGCCCGCTTCGCGAACGCCTTGCGGTCGCTCGGCGTCGGCCATGGAGACCGGGTCTTCACCCTGCTCGGCCGCTGTCCTGAGCTCTACACGGCAGTGTTGGGCACGCTGAAGAACACCAGCGTGCTGTGCCCGCTCTTCTCGGCGTTCGGCCCTGACCCGGTGGAGCAGCGGCTGCGTCTGGGTGACGCCCGGGTTTTGGTCACCACCGCGGCCCTGTACCAGCGCAAGGTGGCCGAGCGCCGAGCTTCGCTGCCCGGGCTCGAGCAGGTGCTCATCGTCGGGCCGGGTGCCGAGGAGCTGACTGGCACGGTCTCCTTCGACGAGCTCATGTCCTCCGTCTCCGACTCCTTCATCATCCCGCCGACCTCACCGGAAGACATGGCTCTGCTGCACTTCACGAGCGGAACCACCGGAACACCCAAAGGTGCGATCCATGTCCACGAAGCGGTCGTCGCCCATCAGGCCACGGCTGCCTCCGCGCTCGATCTGCACCCCGAGGACGTGTATTGGTGCACTGCGGACCCCGGTTGGGTCACCGGCATGTCGTACGGCATCGTCGCCCCGCTCGCCCACGGTGTGACAGTCGTCGTCGACGAGGGCGACTATGACGCCCGGCGCTGGTACCGGATCCTCGGTGAACAGCAGGTCAGCGTCTGGTACACGGCACCCACGGCCCTGCGGATGCTCATGCGCGCCACACCCCGCCAAGGCCCGTACGACCTGCCGCGCTCGTACGACCTGTCGGCCCTGCGGTTCATCGCCTCCGTCGGTGAGCCGCTCAACCCCGAGGCCGTGGTGTGGGGCCAGGAGGTGCTGGGCCTGCCGGTCCACGACAACTGGTGGCAGACCGAGACCGGCTGCATCATGATCTCGAACTTCGCGGCATGCGACATCCGGCCCGGCTCGATGGGGCGACCGCTGCCCGGTGTCGAGGCGGCCGTGCTCAAGCGCGGCGAGGACGGCCGGGCGCTGATCACCGACGGCAAGGTCACGCAGGTGGAGAACCCGGACGTCGAGGGCGAGTTGGCGCTGAGGCCGGGCTGGCCGTCCATGTTCCGCGGCTATCTGCACGACAAGGAGCGTTACCAGGCCGCGTTCGCCGACGGCTGGTACCTGACCGGTGACTTGGCCAGGCGGGATGCGGAGGGCTGGTACTGGTTCGTGGGACGTGCCGACGACGTCATCAAGTCGGCAGGCCACCTGATCGGCCCGTTCGAGGTGGAGAGCGCGCTCATGGAACACCCGGCGGTCGCCGAAGCCGGAGTAATCGGACGGCCGGACCCCATCGCCGGAAACATCGTCAAAGCATTCGTGTCGCTGCGCCCCGGCATCGAGCCAAGCTCGGATCTCGAACGCGAACTGCTGGCCTTCGCCCGCCGCAGGCTGGGCCCCGCCGTCGCACCCCGGGAGATCGCATTCGACCAGAACCTGCCCAAGACCCGCAGCGGCAAGGTCATGCGCCGAGTGCTGCGCGCCCGCGAACTCGGCCTGCCCACCGGCGACCTGTCCACCCTGGAGGGATCGGCATGAGCCCCGCACGCGGCACCCGCACCCGAAAGCCTTCGGCGACCTCGACGCCTGCGAAGAAGGCCCCGACGAGCAAGCAGAGCACGACGTCAGAACTTCCCGACGACCGGCCGGGCATCGGGCACAAGGTGAATCTGCTGGAGGCCATGACGCGCATCCGGCGCTTCGAGGAGCGATGCGTAGAGTTGTACAGCGCCGCCAAGATCCGCGGCTTCGTCCACCTCTACATCGGAGAGGAGGCCGTCGCCGTCGGCGTCAGCGAGGCGCTGACCCCCGAGGACGCGGTTGTCTCCACCTACCGCGAGCACGGCCACGCGCTGGCCCGCGGAATCCCGGCCGAAGCCGTCATGGCCGAGATGTACGGCAGGACGACCGGCTGCAGCGGTGGCCGGGGCGGATCGATGCATCTGTTCGACGCAAGCCGCCGCTTCTACGGCGGCAACGCGATCGTCGCCGGCGGGCTCCCCCTGGCCGCCGGCCTCGCTCTCGCCGACCGCATGCGCGCACGGCCCCGCGTCACGTGCTGCTTCTTCGGTGACGGGGCCTTCGCCGAGGGCGAGTTCCACGAGACGGCGAACCTCGCAGCCCTGTGGGGTCTGCCGCTGCTGCTCGTCTGCGAGAACAACCTCTATGCCATGGGCACAGCCATCGAGCGGCACGAGGCACAGACAGACCTGGCCATGCGTGCCGCATCGTACGGCATGGTCGCCTGGGCCGTGGACGGCATGGACGTCGAAGCCGTCGAGCAGGCCGCCCGCCGGGCTGCCGAGAGCATCCGGGCCGGAGCCGGACCTCACTTCCTGGAGCTGCGCACCTACCGCTTCCGCGCCCACTCCATGTACGACCCGGACCGCTACCGGGACAAGGAGGAGGTCGAACAGTGGAAGAACCGGGACCCGATCACCCGCCTCGTGGACCGCATGCGCGAGAACGATGAGCTGGGCGACAAGGAACTCGCCCGGATCGAGCAGCAGGTCACCGACGAGATCGACCGCGCCGTCGAAACGGCCGAACAGGCGCCCGAGGAACCGGCCGAAAACCTGCTCCGCCATGTCACCAGTGCTCCGGTGGAGGTGAACTGACCATGGGCGCCACCGGGCAGCCGCAGGAGCCGAAGACCACCTACCGGGAGGCGATGCGTGAGGCCCTGCGTGAGGCCCTGCGCTCCGACGATCGCGTCTTCCTCATGGGCGAGGATGTGGGCCGGTACGGCGGATGTTTCGGCGTCAGCCTCGGCCTGCTGGAGGAGTTCGGGCCGGAACGGGTTCGCGACACCCCGCTGTCGGAATCCGCGTTCGTGGGCGCGGGCATCGGCGCGGCCTTGGCCGGGATGCGGCCCATCGTCGAGATCATGACCGTGAACTTCAGCCTGCTCGCCCTCGACCAGATCCTCAATAACGCCGCCACGCTGTTGCACATGTCGGGCGGCCAGCTGCCCGTGCCGCTGGTGATCCGCATGACGACGGGCGCAGGGCGGCAGCTCGCCGCACAGCATTCGCACAGTCTGGAGGGCTGGTACGCGCACATTCCCGGCATCCGCGTCCTCGCACCGGCCACCATCGAGGACGCGCGCCATATGCTGGCCCCGGCGCTGGCTGACCGCGACCCCGTACTGATCTTCGAGCACGGAAGCCTCTACAACGCCTCGGGCGAACTCCCTCCTCCCACCGCCCCCGTGGATCTGGAACACGCCGCGATCCGCCGCCCCGGCACCGACATCTCCCTGATCACGTACGGCGGTTCGCTGCCCAAAGCCCTCGCGGCGGCGGACGAGCTTGCCGCCGAAGGCATCAGCGCCGACGTGATCGACCTGCGCACGCTCCGTCCCCTCGACGATGCGGCCATCACCGGTTCGGTAGCCCGTACGCACCGAGTCGTGGTCATCGATGAGGCATGGCGCACCGGAAGCCTCGCCGCTGAGGTGTCCGCCCGCATCGCCGAGGAGTCGTTCTACGACCTGGACGCACCTGTGGAGCGAGTGTGCAGCGCGGAAGTCCCCATTCCATATGCCCGGCGGCTTGAGGAGGCGGCCCTGCCGCAGACCGCCGACATCGTCGCGGCGGCGCACCGGGTGGTGGAGTGACCATGGCCGAGTTCACCATGCCGTCCCTGGGCGCCGACATGGAGGAGGGCACGCTCCAGGAATGGCTGGTACAGCCCGGTGACCAGGTCCATAAAGGCGATGCCGTCGCGGTCGTCGAAACCGCGAAGTCGACGATCGAGGTGGAGTGCTTCGAGACCGGGATGGTGGGGCAGCTGCTCGTCGAGCCGGGCACGACGGTGCCGGTCGGCGCGGCGCTCGCGGTGATCGAGCCGACCGCAGAAGGACCCGAGAAACGCGAGAAGCATCGAAAGGCCGAGAAGGCCGAGAAGGCCGAGGGGAAACGACCGGTCCCCTCGACGCCGACCCTCGCGACGCCCACCACCCCACCCGAACGCGCCGGGGTTCCGGCGCCGTCCGCTGCCCACGAACGCGGGCACACCGAAGCGGGCCCCTTGCTCCGGCATGCCGCGGAGCGCAGCGGCATCGACCTGGATACCCTCCACGGATCCGGGCGCGGAGGGCGTGTCACCCGAACCGACGTCGAGCGGGCCACGGCTGCCGCGATTGCTGCTCAGCCGTTGCGCGTACGGGCCACCCCCCTCGCCCGGCGGCTCGCCGCCGAACTGGACGTCGACCTGGCCGCGGTGACCGGGACCGGCAAGGACTCCGCCGTCCGTGCCGCGGACGTGCGCAAGGCAGCCCCCGGCCCGGCGACCGCGGCCCCGCCCTCGCCCGATGTCGCCGCCCCTGCGCATCCTTCCGAAGACCGGGCGACGGCCATGCGTCAGGCGATTGCAGGCCTCATGAGCCGCGCCAACCGCGACATCCCGCACTACTACCTGTCCACGACCGTCGACATGGCCGCCGCCATGGACTGGCTGCACGAGCACAACCGGCGCAGCCGGGTCGCCGAGCGACTGCTTCCCACAGCCCTGCTACTCAAGGCCGCGGCCCGCGCAGCTCGCGAGGTCCCCGAGCTCAACGGCTTCTGGACCGACGACCACTTCACCGCCGGCGACGGCGTACACCTCGGCGTGGCCGTGTCCCTGCGCGGCGGCGGGCTCATCGCCCCCGCCCTCCACGACGCTGACAGCCTCGAACTCCCGCAGTTGATGACCGCCTTGAAGGACCTGGTTGTCCGCGCCCGCACGGGCCGGCTGCGTGGATCGGAGGTATCCGACTCGACGATCACGGTCACCAATCTCGGCGATCAGGGCGTGGAGTCTGTCTTCGGCGTGATCTACCCGCCGCAGGTGTCCCTGGTCGGCTTCGGGCGGGTGGGCGACCGGCCGTGTGCTGTCGACGGCCTGCTGGGTGTACGGCCCGTCGTCACAGCCACCCTTTCGGCGGACCACCGAGCGACGGACGGCGCCGTGGGGGCCCGCTACCTGACGACGGTCGACCGCCTCTTGCAGAACCCGGAGCAGCTGTGAACCGAACCGAAGCACTGGACGTGGTCAAGGAGTCAATCGCCCGCGTCATCCCGGATGCCGACTTCGGCGCCTTGGGGCCGGACGACGCGTTCCGCGACGTCCTCGAGATGGACTCGCTGGACTTCCTGAGCTTCGTCGAGACCCTCGGCGAACGCACCGGCATACGCATCGACGACGAGGACACGGTGTTCTTCACCACACTGTCCGGCAGCGCCGGCTTCCTCGTCGACCGTACAGAGAACGGAGACGTGCGATGACT
This window of the Streptomyces sp. SLBN-118 genome carries:
- a CDS encoding SHOCT domain-containing protein; amino-acid sequence: MMFWFDHDVSGWGWFAMSAGMILFWALIITVAVLLFRALERPHEHTRTPTGPAPEQLLAERFARGEIDEEEYRRHLSVLRGAGPGTHP
- the acsA gene encoding acetate--CoA ligase is translated as MHWETIHKDTAPGVTPNLADYELARSDFTWSQARTALAGLPGGGLNIAHEAVDRHADSASGDKVALQCVARDNAVSTVTYTELARRTARFANALRSLGVGHGDRVFTLLGRCPELYTAVLGTLKNTSVLCPLFSAFGPDPVEQRLRLGDARVLVTTAALYQRKVAERRASLPGLEQVLIVGPGAEELTGTVSFDELMSSVSDSFIIPPTSPEDMALLHFTSGTTGTPKGAIHVHEAVVAHQATAASALDLHPEDVYWCTADPGWVTGMSYGIVAPLAHGVTVVVDEGDYDARRWYRILGEQQVSVWYTAPTALRMLMRATPRQGPYDLPRSYDLSALRFIASVGEPLNPEAVVWGQEVLGLPVHDNWWQTETGCIMISNFAACDIRPGSMGRPLPGVEAAVLKRGEDGRALITDGKVTQVENPDVEGELALRPGWPSMFRGYLHDKERYQAAFADGWYLTGDLARRDAEGWYWFVGRADDVIKSAGHLIGPFEVESALMEHPAVAEAGVIGRPDPIAGNIVKAFVSLRPGIEPSSDLERELLAFARRRLGPAVAPREIAFDQNLPKTRSGKVMRRVLRARELGLPTGDLSTLEGSA
- the pdhA gene encoding pyruvate dehydrogenase (acetyl-transferring) E1 component subunit alpha; amino-acid sequence: MSPARGTRTRKPSATSTPAKKAPTSKQSTTSELPDDRPGIGHKVNLLEAMTRIRRFEERCVELYSAAKIRGFVHLYIGEEAVAVGVSEALTPEDAVVSTYREHGHALARGIPAEAVMAEMYGRTTGCSGGRGGSMHLFDASRRFYGGNAIVAGGLPLAAGLALADRMRARPRVTCCFFGDGAFAEGEFHETANLAALWGLPLLLVCENNLYAMGTAIERHEAQTDLAMRAASYGMVAWAVDGMDVEAVEQAARRAAESIRAGAGPHFLELRTYRFRAHSMYDPDRYRDKEEVEQWKNRDPITRLVDRMRENDELGDKELARIEQQVTDEIDRAVETAEQAPEEPAENLLRHVTSAPVEVN
- a CDS encoding alpha-ketoacid dehydrogenase subunit beta: MGATGQPQEPKTTYREAMREALREALRSDDRVFLMGEDVGRYGGCFGVSLGLLEEFGPERVRDTPLSESAFVGAGIGAALAGMRPIVEIMTVNFSLLALDQILNNAATLLHMSGGQLPVPLVIRMTTGAGRQLAAQHSHSLEGWYAHIPGIRVLAPATIEDARHMLAPALADRDPVLIFEHGSLYNASGELPPPTAPVDLEHAAIRRPGTDISLITYGGSLPKALAAADELAAEGISADVIDLRTLRPLDDAAITGSVARTHRVVVIDEAWRTGSLAAEVSARIAEESFYDLDAPVERVCSAEVPIPYARRLEEAALPQTADIVAAAHRVVE
- a CDS encoding 2-oxo acid dehydrogenase subunit E2, encoding MAEFTMPSLGADMEEGTLQEWLVQPGDQVHKGDAVAVVETAKSTIEVECFETGMVGQLLVEPGTTVPVGAALAVIEPTAEGPEKREKHRKAEKAEKAEGKRPVPSTPTLATPTTPPERAGVPAPSAAHERGHTEAGPLLRHAAERSGIDLDTLHGSGRGGRVTRTDVERATAAAIAAQPLRVRATPLARRLAAELDVDLAAVTGTGKDSAVRAADVRKAAPGPATAAPPSPDVAAPAHPSEDRATAMRQAIAGLMSRANRDIPHYYLSTTVDMAAAMDWLHEHNRRSRVAERLLPTALLLKAAARAAREVPELNGFWTDDHFTAGDGVHLGVAVSLRGGGLIAPALHDADSLELPQLMTALKDLVVRARTGRLRGSEVSDSTITVTNLGDQGVESVFGVIYPPQVSLVGFGRVGDRPCAVDGLLGVRPVVTATLSADHRATDGAVGARYLTTVDRLLQNPEQL
- a CDS encoding acyl carrier protein, with the protein product MNRTEALDVVKESIARVIPDADFGALGPDDAFRDVLEMDSLDFLSFVETLGERTGIRIDDEDTVFFTTLSGSAGFLVDRTENGDVR